From Pseudomonas hormoni:
GCAGGCTGGCTCCCACAGGGATCGGCGTTGTTGGTGGGTTTGGGTATAAACATTATTCCAAACCAGTCTCCCCGCTCATGGCATTTCCCGCGCATCGTCAGGGTCCTATCTGGAGAATCTGCCCCATCGGAACCGGATGTCTATCAGTGCCGTCGGGCTTCCACGTTTCACCTGCAAAAGGATGGAATCGGCCATGAGCATTTTTCAACGCATTGTGTTGTTGCTGAAGGTTTTAGTAATGCTGTCGGTTGGCATGTCAGCGGCAGCGTGGGCTGAATGCCCGGATCATGATGAACAAGCGTCGAGCGGGCAGGTGACGCACACCGGGCTGATGATCGCCGCGTCCGAGTCGGAGCCAGGCGACCAGGGGCAGGGCGGCAGCGCGGATGATGACGATTCGACCACCGAGGATCCGGATGCCGATACCGATGAAGATGAAGGGGCTTAAGTTACAGGCAAAAGAAAACCCCTTCTTCCCCGACTGATGCGCAGTCAGGGCAGAAGAGGTTTTTGAACAAGTCGCCTATCCCATGTGGGAGCGAGACCGGCTTGCCGGCGATGGCGGTGTGTCAGTGTCAGTTATGCTGATTGACACTCCGCTTTCGCCGGCAAGCCGGTCTCGCTCCCACAGGTTTTTCGTTCGCCCGTTACGCCGCGCCGTCGAGGAATTGCTCGGCGTAGTGGCAAGCCACCTGGCGGTTATCGAGAGGGCGCAAGGCCGGCTCTTCGGTTTTGCAGCGGTCGGTCGCGTACGGGCAGCGCTTGTGGAAAGCGCAGCCCGACGGCGGGTTCAACGGGTTGGGCAACTCGCCGACGATCTTGATTTTCGGCTTGTTCGGGTCCGGGTGAATGGTCGGGGTGGCCGACAGCAACGCCTGGGTATACGGGTGCAGCGGACGCTCATAAATGTCGTTCTTCGGGCCCATTTCCACCGGGCGGCCGAGGTACATCACCATCACGTCATCGGCAACGTGCTGCACCACCGCCAAGTTGTGCGAGATGAACACGTAGGCGGTGTTGAACTCCTGCTGCAGATCCATGAACAGGTTCAGCACCTGCGCCTGGATCGACACGTCCAGCGCCGAGGTCGGCTCATCCGCGACCAGCACTTTTGGTTGCAGCATCATTGCGCGGGCGAGGGCGATCCGCTGGCGCTGACCGCCGGAGAACATGTGTGGATAACGCTGATAATGCTC
This genomic window contains:
- a CDS encoding peptide ABC transporter ATP-binding protein, with product MAVVLTARDLTRHYEVSRGLFKGHATVRALNGVSFELEAGKTLAVVGESGCGKSTLARALTLIEEPSSGSLKIAGQEVAGADKAQRKQLRKDVQMVFQSPYASLNPRQKVGDQLAEPLLINTSLSATERREKVQAMMKQVGLRPEHYQRYPHMFSGGQRQRIALARAMMLQPKVLVADEPTSALDVSIQAQVLNLFMDLQQEFNTAYVFISHNLAVVQHVADDVMVMYLGRPVEMGPKNDIYERPLHPYTQALLSATPTIHPDPNKPKIKIVGELPNPLNPPSGCAFHKRCPYATDRCKTEEPALRPLDNRQVACHYAEQFLDGAA